Within Eremothecium cymbalariae DBVPG#7215 chromosome 3, complete sequence, the genomic segment TGCCTAGTCCGTCTTGTCTTGCGCGATAACATTGTTAATCGTTAACACAACAATCAGATAAGATCACGACGCAGTCTTTCCAACTAATTGTTTCCCAGGAACCTCAACATTCTTGTTCTCACCACCCAGAAGTTTACGAAGTTCTTCGATCTCGCTTTGCAACACTTCTATATCTTGTTCCACCTGCTCCCGACGAGACAGCTCTTTGTTGCGCTGCCGCAGCGTTTCCCATGCAACAACGCTCCCTGTAACgccaaaaacaaagagtTCGCTAATAAGCGTGGCACCATTCTCGACAGCTCGTTCGTCGTTCAACGGCCGGATCTTCTTTGAGGAATTATTATACGTTAACCGATTCCTAAGGGCCACATCCATCCGATGCATTTTCTGTGCAAGTTTAATACACAAATTCTTAAATGCGGCATGTTGCTTTGCTTGCAGTCTCAGTACATTAGCGACAGGTCTTGTGACTTGTCGTATTAGTAAAGTACCCAATTTAATGGCAATACCACTCATCAATACCCTTCAATAGTTGCTTATCTTCAATGAATTCCTTATGATCTATTTGTGTAATAAGTTGGAAACGTGTTGGGAGAGGGATTAGGtgaattttgattttttgatatttttgttaaGAAGTTGCAAGAGTTCTCTAATGTAATTAAGAACCCGGAACATCAACAGGTGTTGGGAGATAAGCTTTAGGACCTTTGGACTCGTTTCTTTCTTTTAGAGTTAGTGAAGGTTAGGATAGGATATAAAAAGGGAGGATATCTGCAGTTAACGGGTGAGATTTGATTATAGGAAGTGACAGTGTAATATGATGCCGAGAGAGGTCAGTTGGTCTATACGGCTTCAGTTTATTGCAGTTACATATGCGCTTGCGGCATGGTCACTGTACAATTGTACAAGTACATCGTTATCGTTTCTTCAAGCGATGTATAAAGCTACTTATGGAGTGCATTTGATTATTTGGGGAAATTTTTTGCTGGTACACTACTTTATAGGGGGTTGGTTGGTAGTTCGGATGCTTTTTGGGCGATTAACGTTGTTGGAATATGAACATATATTTGAGAGGCTCCATCTTACAGTTCTGAGTTCGTTGTCTGTGTTGATTACTATGGATCGTAAAAATTCGAAGATTGGAGTTATTGCTATTCCATTTCATGTATTGTGCCAGGTTTTACATTGGGTTGTTAGGGATAGGATGGAATTTGTGTTCGCGCCACCTATTGGTACTCGTATGGCGATGAAGGATTTATTATTCTCTAGATTTATGTTGAGTATTGTTGTGCTTGGCGTTGTGGACTTTAAGTTAATGATGTATTTTTACAGGCAGCACCAGGCGGAGCAGGGCTATCTCTATTATCTACTATTCAGCGATAACGGGCAAAATACATCAGAAGATAGGTTGTCCCTGTCACTTGGTGTTGATTTTGGACTCTTATTTTTGGACTGGTTGCAGGTCGTGCTCTTAAACTGCTTGAAGTTTGTTGAGTTATTCAAAGCGGGCAGACGTGTACAGGAGCATCAACTattagataataatgaGCTAGagaatgatattgaagatgatggagCGtttattttggaagaaaagTTCATTTATGAAAAGATTGTAGAAACAGTTCTAGAAATTCtcaagatattattaaacatATTCCTAATAACATCGGGTATACACTCGTTTGTTGTGttctataatatttttatcaagaGTATTGAAACATGCGAACGTTGTGTACTATTATTCAACTATTGGAAGAATAATAGGAGGCtacatgaaaaattattggATGTTACCGCGGGACATTTGGATGGCGTTGATATAACATGCACTATATGCATGGATGATATGTTACCATCGAAGGATGTTAAGGTTAATAACAAGAAAGCCAAGATGTTACCATGTGGACACATGCTGCATTTTGGTTGTCTAAAGAGTTGGATGCAAAGGGCACAAACATGTCCAATATGTAGGTTTCCTGTGTTTGGTTCTTCTAATCCCAGAGCTGGTCAAAATGCCAATTCGAACGGTATCGTACCTACACAGAGcgaacaacaacaacaactacaacaacaacaacaacaacaacaacaacaacaacaacaacaacaacaacaacaacaacaacaacggcGTTCTTCTTGGCATTCTGAAAATGAAATCCCACATGATCCAGCACATCCGGTTAGAAATTCTGAGCAAAGTGGTTTCTCTGCTACTAACAATAACGACGGTGATGATCCAAACAACCAATTAAGACCAGTAAATAACtcaaaccaacaaaagAATGAACCCTCCTGGATTTCCTTCCCTACTCAATACCAGGCAAACGGCAAGTTGTATTTCAAATTACAGGAATTTCAAAGTGACAAGGAATGGGAAGCTGTATTTACGTCACGTCCGAACCCTATCATAAATAAACAGCAGGTACAAATGCAGAGCGATGCTCAGCCGTACTTGGGGCTGCAAGACCACCGCCAGCGGCAGCAgctacaacaacaagaatCACAGGAACACTCTGCAGAACAgggaaaagaagaaaagcatgaaaagcagcagcaggtgcagcagcagcaggtgcagcagcagcaggtgcagcagcagcaggtgcagcagcagcaggtgcagcagcagcaggtaCAGCAGCAAGGTTTAAGATTCTTTAACTCCTTTAGGAATGGTTTAGATACAAGGCATACTATAGACTCTCTCCCCGTAATACCTACCTCTCGACTCGAACAAACAGAGGAGCTGGAACGTTTAAAAAGGAGGATTTCTGAATTGGAGAATACGGTTGGTGATTTATTGAAACGTATAAAAACTGACTGACCGTGTTTTTCAAGGTCATATAGCATTGTTTTtgtgttgttgtttttaaaggatGTACACActtatgtatatatatacatatatttctaaaatacATGTATGTATGCAAACGCAATATTTGAAGTCAATATGACAAAATAGAGTCAATGAAGGCTTCACTCACTTTCACTATAGTCCGAGCCCATACCGAAATGGACTGGTTGTTCGACAAATGGACCGTCTTCATCAATAGGTTGCTGCACATTAAAGTCTTGGATAACCTGTGCATCAAATCTATCTTGAAGGAAGTTAATAGATACCAGGTTATCTTCAGTATCACTCTCTTCGAGTGGAAAAGTTTCATACCCCGGGTAGTTTATATGTGTAGATGATTCCGGATACAATCTCTTCTCAAATTCAACTAATTGGGCTTCAATGACCCTTTTGGGGTATTGAAACCCACCCTTTTCTTCACAAATACGGAGGTGGTTTTTCACATGATGAATGTTTTCTATGACTTGGTTTCTAGCAATATCCAGCTGAGACCCTTTCAAGCCATTTAAGCTACCTTCCTGTTTAAGTTGTAATGATAACTTATCCGCCTTGATGA encodes:
- a CDS encoding OPA3 family protein (similar to Ashbya gossypii ACL018W), whose translation is MSGIAIKLGTLLIRQVTRPVANVLRLQAKQHAAFKNLCIKLAQKMHRMDVALRNRLTYNNSSKKIRPLNDERAVENGATLISELFVFGVTGSVVAWETLRQRNKELSRREQVEQDIEVLQSEIEELRKLLGGENKNVEVPGKQLVGKTAS
- the HRD1 gene encoding E3 ubiquitin-protein ligase HRD1 (similar to Ashbya gossypii ACL019C) codes for the protein MPREVSWSIRLQFIAVTYALAAWSLYNCTSTSLSFLQAMYKATYGVHLIIWGNFLLVHYFIGGWLVVRMLFGRLTLLEYEHIFERLHLTVLSSLSVLITMDRKNSKIGVIAIPFHVLCQVLHWVVRDRMEFVFAPPIGTRMAMKDLLFSRFMLSIVVLGVVDFKLMMYFYRQHQAEQGYLYYLLFSDNGQNTSEDRLSLSLGVDFGLLFLDWLQVVLLNCLKFVELFKAGRRVQEHQLLDNNELENDIEDDGAFILEEKFIYEKIVETVLEILKILLNIFLITSGIHSFVVFYNIFIKSIETCERCVLLFNYWKNNRRLHEKLLDVTAGHLDGVDITCTICMDDMLPSKDVKVNNKKAKMLPCGHMLHFGCLKSWMQRAQTCPICRFPVFGSSNPRAGQNANSNGIVPTQSEQQQQLQQQQQQQQQQQQQQQQQQQQQRRSSWHSENEIPHDPAHPVRNSEQSGFSATNNNDGDDPNNQLRPVNNSNQQKNEPSWISFPTQYQANGKLYFKLQEFQSDKEWEAVFTSRPNPIINKQQVQMQSDAQPYLGLQDHRQRQQLQQQESQEHSAEQGKEEKHEKQQQVQQQQVQQQQVQQQQVQQQQVQQQQVQQQGLRFFNSFRNGLDTRHTIDSLPVIPTSRLEQTEELERLKRRISELENTVGDLLKRIKTD